AAAAGTGCTAAAAATGAAGCTAAGAAAGCTTTTGGTATAGATGATATATTTATTGAAAAATATATAGAAGGACCAAAACATATTGAAATTCAAGTATTAGGAGATAAATATGGAAATGTGGTTCATCTTTATGAAAGAGATTGCTCTATTCAAAGAAGACATCAAAAAGTTATAGAAATAAGTCCAGCATCATCATTAGATGATAGTGTAAGAAATAAAATTTGCGAAGATGCTTTAAAAATAGCAAAATCTATGAATTATAGAAGTGCAGGAACTTTAGAATTCTTAGTAGATATGCATGGAAATCATTATTTTATAGAAATGAATCCAAGAGTTCAAGTTGAGCATACTATTACTGAAATGACTACAGGTATAGATATAGTTCAAAGTCAAATATTAATAGCAGAAGGATATAAATTAGATTCTGATGAAGTTGGAATAAAATCACAAGATGATGTAAATCCTAGAGGATTTGCTATTCAATGCAGAGTTACAACTGAAGATCCAGCAAACAACTTTTCACCAGATACAGGTAGGATAGATGTTTATAGAAGTGGTGCTGGATTTGGTATAAGACTTGATGGTGGTAATGGATTTGCTGGAGCAGTGATAAGTCCTTACTATGATAGTTTACTTGTAAAAACAACATCTTATTCTAGAACTTTTGAAGATGCAAGAAGAAAAGCAATTCGTGCAATAAAAGAATTAAATATTACAGGTGTTAAAACTAATATAGATTTCTTAATAAATGTATTAAATAATGAAACATTTAAAAAAGGACAATGTGATACAAACTTTATATCTGATAATCCACAATTATTTGATATAAATCCAAGAACTGACAAAGAATATAGATTATTAAAGTTTATTGGAGAAAAAGTTGTTAATGAAACAAAGGGAATAAAAAAAGAGTATGATGTTCCAGTTATTCCATCAGTAGATAATATAGGAAATCTAAGTGGTACAAAGCAAATTTTAGATGCTGAAGGACCAGAAGGGGTAGTTAAGTGGATAAAGAATCAAAAGAAACTTTTACTTACTGATACAACAATGAGAGATGCTCAACAATCACTTATGGCAACAAGAGTCAGAAGTAGAGATATGAAAAATATCGCTAAGGCCACTGCAGTTTATGGTAATGATTTATTTTCTCTTGAAATGTGGGGAGGAGCTACTTTTGATACAGCTTACAGATTTTTAAAGGAATCTCCATGGAGAAGATTAGAATCTTTAAGAAAAAGAATACCAAATGTTATGTTCCAAATGCTTATAAGAGGGGCAAATGGAGTAGGATACAAAAATTACCCAGATAACGTAATAAGAGAATTTATAAAAGAATCTGCAAAAAGTGGAATAGATATATTTAGAATCTTTGATTCTCTTAACTGGTCAAAGGGTATAGAAGTTGCTTTAGATGAAGTATTAAACTGTGGTAAGGTAGCTGAAGTTGCACTTTGTTATACAGGGGACATTCTTGATACTAACAGAGATAAATATAGCTTAGATTACTATGTGAGAAAAGCAAAAGAAATAGAAAAAATGGGTGCTCACATTTTAGCTATAAAGGATATGTCTGCATTACTTAAACCATATGCAGCTAAGAAGCTTATTACAGCTCTTAAAAATGAAGTGGAAATTCCAATTCATTTACATACTCATGATACTACTGGTAATGGTGTTGCAACAGTGCTTATGGCAGCTGATGCTGGTGTAGATATTGTAGATACAACATTTAATAGTATGTCAGGATTAACAAGTCAACCTGCACTTAACTCAATAGTTGCTGCTCTTAGCAATACAGATAGAGATACTGGTATTGACTTAAATGGTATACAAAAACTATCAGATTATTGGCATGATGTAAGACCAGTTTATAGTCAATTTGAGTCTGATCTTAAGTCCGGTAGTGTAGAAATTTATAATTATGAAATTCCAGGTGGACAATACTCAAATTTAAAACCACAAGTTGAAAGTTTTGGGCTAGGACATAGATTTGATGATGTAAAGAAAATGTATAAGACTGTTAATAATATGTTAGGTGATATTATTAAAGTTACTCCTTCATCTAAGATGGTGGGAGATATGGCAATATTTATGGTTCAAAATGACTTAACACCAGAAAATATATATGAAAAAGGAAAGAATTTAGCTTTTCCAGATTCAGTAGTTTCATATTTTAAAGGTATGATGGGGCAACCAGAAGGGGGATTCCCTGTAGAACTTCAAAAGTTAGTATTAAAAGGTGAAGAACCTATTACAGTAAGACCAGGTGAATTATTGCCATCAGAGGATTTTGATAAAATTAGAGAATATTTAAAAGAAAAATATAAGTATGAACCAACTAATAAAGATTTATTAAGTTATGCTTTATATCCAGATGTATTTGAAGATTTCATTAAGTTTATTCTTGAATATGGTGATATGAGCCGTATGGGAAGTGATGTATTCTTCCATGGATTATCAGAAGGCGAAACTAGTGAAATAGAGATTGCTGAAGGTAAGACAATGATTGTTAAGTTAATAGAAATAGGTAAGCTTGATAATGAAGGAAACAGAACATTAGATTTTGAAATCAACGGAAATAGAAGAGAAATTAAAATAAAGGACAAGACAGAAAGAATTAATAAGAATTTAGGACCAGATGAAGGTTCTAAGATGGCTGATCCTTCAAATAAACTTGAAGTTGGAGCTAGTATACCAGGAACTATTGTTAAGGTATTAGTTGAAAAAGGACAAGAAGTTAAAGAAGGAGATAGTTTAATAGTAGTTGAAGCGATGAAGATGGAAACAAATATTGTAGCAGCTGCTAATGGAACTGTTGAAGCAATTTTAGTAGAAGAAGGACAACAAGTTAAAACTGGAGAATTGTTAATTAAGTTAGTATAGGAAAAGAGGCTATCGCAATAACAAATGAAAATTTGTAGGCGAGAGCCTTTTTTAGTGCACTGTATTTTTATTAAAGAGGTGATTGTTTATGAAAAAATTATTTAGGCATGATTTAAGAATTAATAAAGAACAAACAATGGTGAGTATAACAGATATTATAGAAGAAGATATTAATAAAAGTGGTATAAAAGATGGAATAGTTATAGTATTTTGTCCTCATACTACAGCAGGTATAACAATAAATGAAAATGCAGATCCAGATGTAGTAAGAGATATAATTTATGGCCTTGAAAAGGTATATCCTACAAGAGATAAAAATTATAAACATTTTGAGGGAAATTCTCATGCCCATATGAAAGCTTCTACAATGGGAGCTTCGCAAACTCTTATAGTAGATGATGGTAAGATGGTACTTGGAATTTGGCAAGATATATACTTTTGTGAGTTTGATGGGCCGAGAGATAGAAAATTTTTCGTTAAAATAATGGAAGGATAAAAAATAATTTATAAAGTATTGACTATAACCTTACGTAAGCCCGTATAATTCAAGATGAAAAGGATAGTAGGGGGTAAAAATTATGGTAAATGGAAAATATACAGCTGGTGAACTTGCGAAATTGTGTGGAGTTTCTGTAAGAACAATAAGATATTATGATGTAAAAGGATTATTGAAACCTATTGAATATTCTGAAGCTGGATATAGATATTATGATGATAGTTCAATTAATACATTACAAAAAATATTAATGCTAAAATATTTAGGATTTTCTTTAGAGAAGATTATTGAAATTATTAATAGCAATCTAGGGGAAAATTTGAGTCAGTCGCTTAAGGAACAAAGAAGACTACTTATGGAGAAAAGGGAACATATTAATTTAATAATTAATGCAGTAGAAGAAGCAGAAAGATATAGCGATAGCTGGGAGAGCTTAATTAAAATTATTAGTCTTACCAATGAAAAAGAAGAAGTAATAAAACAATATAGTACAGATATTAACCTTAATAAAAGAATGAATATTCATGATAAATTTAGTACTAATAGCTACGGATGGCATAAATGGGTGTTTGATAAAATGAAATTAAAAGAAAATATGAGGATTCTTGAAATCGGTTGTGGTAATGGAGCTTTGTGGTTAAATAACTTAAATAGGATTCCTAAAGGATGTAATATATTTCTAACAGATTATTCAGAAGGAATGTTAGAAAAGGCAAAAAGAAATATTATTAGTAATAATGATGTAAAATTTCAATTTATGCAAAAAGATGCTGATAATTTTGAAATAGATGAAGATAAATTTGATATTATTATTGCCAATCATGTATTGTTTTATATAAAAAATAGAGAAAAATTATTTTATAGTATTAGAAGACTTTTAAAGAATGAAGGTGTTTTTTATTGTTCTACTATAGGGAGAGAACACATGTTAGAACTTCATAATTTAGCATATGAGTTTGATGAAAGGATATGTATTCCACATGATGAAATGTGTAATGAATTTTCTTTAGAAAATGGTAAGGAGCAACTTAGTAAGGCATTTAATAGAGTTAGTAGAATTGATTATGAAGATAGTTTAATTGTTGATGATAGTAAAGCATTATATGATTATGTTTATTCAATTCCAGGTAATGCAGCGAATCTTATTGACAATTCTAAGAAAGATTTCAAAGAATTTTTAGATGATAAGATAGAAAAAGAAGGTGCTATTTATATTAATAAATCTACTGGAATTTTTAGATGTCATTAGGGATAGAAGGAAAAATAAATAATATCGTATAAACATTATAAAATAGGAAAATATAAGTTTGAAGTAATAGTTAAGAGGTGAAATTATGGTGAATAGCAAAACAGATTATACAACTTCAGATCCATCATCTAAGAAGTATGGTAAGAAAGTGAAAGATAAAGGAAATGAAAAAACAATTTATGGTTCATATGAGCCATCTACACGTACAGATTTTAAATAAATTTGCAATTGAAATGAGCTGTTGTGCAATAGTGTACAATAGCTCATTTCAATATATTTAAAATATTTCGAGGATTTCTACAAAATAGTTATTACTTGGTGCTTCAACTTCAACAATATCTCCAACAGTTTTACCAAGTAAAGCTTTACCTAAGCCAGACTCGATACTTATATGCATATTTTCTGGATCTAAATCCATAGTAGTTACTAAAGTAACAATTTCTTCATCATTTGTATCAACAAACTTAATTTTAGCTTTACTATTAAGATTTAAGACAGAATTATCGCTATCAGTTTCATCGATAATAATAGCTGTTGATATCATTGTCATTAAATATTGTATCCTGTTATCATTGGCTCTATAATTTGCACAAGCTTCTTTATATTCTGCATTTTCAGAACGGTCACCATGAGCAGCAGCAATAAGTTTTTCCTTAGCTATTTCAGCTCTTTTAACAGTCATTCTATAATCTAATTCTTCTTGTAATTTTTTTATATTCTCTTTAGTGAGCTTATTATTCATAAAAAATTAAACCTCCCCGATATTATTATGTAAATATTATATAACATATAAGGGGATATAAAAAATATACAGATATAGTTTTATTATATTGTTTAGAAATTAGTGATAAGGTATAATTATTTATATGTAATTAATTTGAAAATGCAAAATGAAGGGAGAATACTAATGGATAGAAATGATTTTTCCCATTTAGAAGATCAGATTAGGGCTACGGTAGAAAATGCTGCAAGATATGTAGAGTTCGCTAAAGTAAGGGTAAATAATACAGCAGAAGATACTCTAAACGAAGTGATATCAAAATTTAAGAATACATCTGATTATTTTGAGAGAAAAGTTCAAGAAAATATTTCTCAATATAATTATTCTAAGAATAGAAATGATGCTATAAGGGTAAAGGATAATGTTACTAATATGTATATAGCAAAAAAGCCAGCAGGTAGAGTTTCAGGAATAGTTCTTAATGTAATTGGAACTATAGGAACTATAGGATTTGCTATACCATTAGTGATATGTTCTATAATTAAGATATCAAGTGAATATGCATTAGTAGGTATGAATATAGCAATATATATATTAGCATTATTTTTTATACTTAGTATTTCTTTATCTTATAAGGGAGCTAGTTTAAGAAATAGGGTAAAACGATTTAGAAAATACGTGAGATGTCTTTCAGGAAGAAATTATTGTAGGATAGATGAATTAGCCAGCTCTGTTGCTAAGAATAATAGTTTTGTAATTAAAGATTTAAAAAAAATGATAAGATTAGATATGTTTAGGGAAGGTCATATTGACGATGAAAAGAGTTACTTTATGTTAAGTAATAAAGTTTATGAAGAATATCTTAATTCAAAAGAATCTTATAAAAGAAGAAAAGCAGAAGAGGAAAATAAAGATAAAAACGTTGATAAAGATGATGACAGTGAGAAAAGTGATATTGAATTGATAAGTGAAATGAGAGAAAAGTATATTTCTGAAATAAAGTATGCTAATGATGTTATCGAAGAAAAAGAAATCTCTATGAAACTAGATAGGCTTGAAAGAATTGTAGATGAAATTTTTAAGCAAGTAGAAAAAAATCCAGAAAAATTATCTGAAGTTAGAAAATTTACAAATCACTATCTACCAATGACTTTAAAGTTGGTTAATTCTTATAAAGAGTTAAATAATCAATACATTGAAGGAGATAATGTAAAGAAAGCTAAAATAGAAATAGAAAAAAGTATAGATTTAATAAATGGTGCTTTTGCCAATTTATTAGATGATTTGTTTGAGGATGTTGTTTTAGATATATCTTCGGATATTGAAGTATTAAAGACATTATTTACTCAAGAAGGATTGACAGAAGATGATTTTATAAAAGATGATAATGACAATAATGGAGGAATGTAGATGAGTAATAACTTTGATGAAGAAATAAATATCACCCCAAGTTTATCTTTTGATGCTGTTGAAGAAATTAATGAAGTAAAAAAGCTTCAGGAAGAAAAGCCAAAGGAAGCTAATGAAGAAGAGATATTAACTGTTGAGGAAAAGAAAATGGTGGATGATTTTGTTGAAAAGATTGATTTAACAAACTCTAATTCTATTTTGCAGTATGGTGTAGGAGCTCAAAAGAAGATAGCTGATTTTTCAGAAACAGCACTAAATAATGTTAAAACTAAAGATTTAGGTGCTATTGGTGAAATGCTTTCAAATGTAGTAGTAGAACTTAAGAATTTTGAAAATACAGAAGAAAAGAAAGGTTTTCTAGGTATATTTAAAAAACCAGCGCAAAAATTTGAAGATATGAAGGTTAAATATACAAAGGTTGAAGGTAATATAAATAATATATGTACAGCTCTTGAGAAACATCAGATACAGCTATTAAAAGATATATCGATGTTAGATAAAATGTATGAAATAAATAAAGTATATTTTAAAGAATTAACTATGTATATTTTAGCTGGTAAAAAGAAGCTCGATAGGGTAAGAAATGAGGATTTGGCAAAACTTGCAGAGAAGGCTAGATTAAGTGGGCGTACAGAAGATGCTCAGGAAACTAATGATCTTGCAGCTTTATGTGACAGATTTGAAAAGAAAATTCATGATTTAGAATTAACAAAAATGATTTCACTTCAGATGGCTCCACAAATTCGTTTAATTCAAAATAATGATACTTTAATGTCTGAGAAAATACAATCTACTATTGTAAATACGATACCTCTTTGGAAAAGCCAAATAGTTTTAGCACTAGGTGTAGAGCATTCAGCTAATGCTGTTAAAGTGCAAAATGAAGTCACTAATATGACTAATGAACTTTTAAGAAAAAATGCAGAAACATTAAAAATGTCAACAATAGAAACAGCAAAGGCTTCTGAACGAGGCATTGTTGATATAGAAACTTTACGTCAAACTAATGAATCATTAATTTCTACTCTTGATGAAGTTATGCGTATACAAGCTGAAGGCCGTGAAAAGCGTAAAGCAGCAGAAGAAGAGTTGCATAATATCGAAGAACAATTAAAAAGTAAATTGTTAACATTAAGAAAATAAGTCCCTCTAAGGAGGTGACTTATTTTTTTTATTAATTAATCAGTATTCTATTGCATAATATAATATTATTTACAAATACTATTTGGAAAAGTTACTAAAAAGGATAGGTGATATTTATATGAATAATAATATGTTTAGTGATGGGTTAAAAAATATACTTTTAGTTGGAATCGGTGCTATGGCAACTACTACAGAGAAGTGTAAAGAGATCATTGATGAGCTTGTAAAAAAGGGAGAAGTTACTGTAGAGCAAGGGAAAGTTTTAAATGAAGAATTAAAAAGAAGTATCAAAGAGAAGAAAAATGAAATATCTGATGAAAAAATTTCTGAAGTGTTAAGTGAAATAAAAAAGATGAGTCCTGAAGAAGTAGAAAAACTAAAAAATAAATTAAATTCTATATAATTAAGAAGCTGATAAAATGAAGAATAATAAGAAGCGTCTAAAAGAGATAATATCAGTATTAAAAAAATACAAAATAACAAAAGGAATTACTCCGGAAAAATGTAGAAAGATAGTTGAAGAATTAGGACCAACTTTTATTAAGATAGGTCAAATAATGTCCATGAGAACAGATATACTACCACAAGATTACTGTGAGGAACTAAAAAAATTACAGTCAAATGTTGCACCTATGAATTACGATACAGTAAAAAGTATAATAGAAGAAACTTATGATATGCCTATTGATATGATTTTTAAAAAGTTTGATCCTATACCAATAGGCTCGGCTTCTATTGCTCAAGTTCATAAGGCTATATTAAAAGATGGAAGATTAGTAGTGGCGAAGATACAAAGAAAAGATATTTATGAGAGTATGTATAGAGATATTAACTTATTAAAAAAAGCTCTTTCAATGACAAATTTATCTAAATTAATGGGTAATGTTATAGATTTTAATATGGTCTTGGATGAGATGTGGGAAGTAGCATTACAAGAAATGGATTTTCTTATTGAAGCTAGTAATATGGAAAAATTCAAAAGAAATAATAAGGATATACTGTATGTAAGTTGTCCGTATATAGAAAAAGAATATACAAACTCTAAAATATTGGTTATGGAATATATTGATGGTATAAGGATAGATAATATAGAACATCTAAAAGAAGAGGGATATGATTTATCAGAAATAGGGATTAAGCTAGCAAACAATTATATAAAGCAATTATTAGAAGACGGATTTTTTCATGCTGATCCTCATCCGGGGAATATATGGATAAGAGGTAGGAAAATTTACTGGATTGATTTAGGGATGGTAGGAACATTATCTACTTATGATAAAGAAATGTTAATGAAGGTTGTTGAAGCTTTTGTTGAAAAAGATATTAATAAAATAAAATCAGTATTATTAATAATAGGTAGGCCTAAGAGTGGTGTTAATGAAGAAAAATTATACAATGACTTGGAGAGTATAGTAAATAAATATAGTAATATGCCTATGAGAGAAATAAATTTAACAGTAATTTTAGAAGAATTTATGGCTATAGCTAAGGAACATAGCATCACTATGCCAAAAGGAATTTCTCTGTTTACTAGAGGATTATTAACAATACAGGGTGTTATGGCAATGCTAAGTCCTGATATTGACTTGATTGAGATATTAACTAATTTTCTAAATAATAATTTTATAAAATCTATAGATGTAAAAAAAGAAATTTTATCTATAGGTAAGGAAATATTATATTCTAGTAAGAAATCTATTTCTATTGTCAGTGAACTTTCAAATTTAATTAATATGACTATTAAAGGACAAAGTAAGATAAATTTAAAAATTATAAGGTTGGAGGAATCACTGAATTACATTGATAAGATGGTAAATAAAATAATAGTAGCTGTGATTACTGCAGGGTTGCTTATTGGATCTAGCTTAATTTGTACTACGAATATGAAAATAAAGATATTTGATATACCACTACTTGGATTTTTAGGGTTTCTCGTAGCGCTTATATTAGGTGGAATACTTATTGTAGATATTGTTAAAAAGTAAAGTCATTATAATATTATTACTATATTATAATGATTTTTTATTATATTTAGCTAATGTATAGATAAGCATCGCGAATTTACATTAATGTTTTCAAATTCTTTAAACCTTGACATTGAATTTACAATGAATTATTATTTCTCTATAATAATAATTATTGTTTGATAATTGCTATTAGAAAGAATATCTACAGTATATATTTAATAATACTATAAGGTAGTTATAATTTTGCTAAGTAGATATCTTTTATTTAGTTGTGGCAGTAGATAAATTAGGAGGAGAAAATGAATTATTCAAAAACTGCAGATGAGATCCTAAGGTTTTTAGGAGGAGAGAATAATATTATAGAATTGACTCATTGTATGACAAGGTTAAGAGTTAAGGTAAAAGATTCTCATAAAGTTAACAAGGATAGACTTTCTAAAATAGAAGGTGTTATTACTATAGTTGAAAGTATGGGACAAATTCAGATTGTTATAGGTAATAAAGTGGTAAAAGTTTATGAAGAGATAGCTATGAATATTCCTAACAGTGATAAAGTTATAAATGATAATAAAACTAATGACAAAGTATGGAACAAGGTATTATCTACTATAGCAGGAATATTTACACCTATAATTCCTGCTATAGCTGGTTCTGGTATGATAAAAGGAATATTATCTGTTGTAGCAATGTATTATAGCAATAAGCATGGAATAGATATAAAAGAAATGGATACATATATTATTTTAAATGCATTAGCAGATGCTATATTTTATTTCATGCCTATTATGCTAGGATATACTTCAGCTAAAATGTTTAAAACAAATGAAATAATTGCAATGGTTATAGGGGCAACACTTTGTTATCCTGCTTTTGTGAGTTTTATGACTGGAGATAGTGAAGTATCTTTATTTGGACTTACTTTAACAAAGGCTTCATATACTTCTTCAGTAATTCCTATTATTATAGCAGTATGGGTTCTTTCTTATGTTGAGAAATATCTTAAAAAGTTTATTCCAGAAGTAGTAAAAATAATAATGGTACCAACATTATCTTTATTAATTATACTTCCAGCTACATTATTTTTATTTGGGCCTATTGGAATTTATATTGGTAATTCTATTAATTTCTTATATAAATTTATATATGAGTTTAGCCCTGGATTATGTGGTGCATTTATTGGCGGATTATGGTGTGTATTAGTTATTTTTGGAGCACATAGAGCTCTTGTACCTATTGGTATAAATGATGTGGCGAAAACTGGTAGACAAAACATACTAGCTTTTGCAGGAGCAGCTAATTTTTCTCAAGCAGGAGCAGCTTTAGGTGTATTTTTTAAAACAAAAAATAAAGATTTAAAAACTATATCGATGTCAGCAACTATTACTGCATTATTTGGTATTACAGAGCCGGCAATTTATGGTGCAAACTTAAGATTGAAAAAGCCTATGATATGTGCTGTAATATGTGGTGCAATTGGAGGAGCGATAATGGGTATAGGAGGAGCTTTTGGTAATGCTTTTGCAAATCAAGGAATTTTAACAATTCCAGTTTATGCTGAAGTAGGTTTAAGAGGATTTATAAGTTATTTAATTGGAATTAGTATTGCATTTTTTGGATCAGCTATATTGACATATATAGTAGGGTTTGAAGATATACCAAGTAGAGGCATGAAAGGAGAAGAATAATGGGAAACGTATTTCCAGAAAATTTTTTATGGGGAGCATCATCATCAGCGTTTCAAATTGAAGGTGCTTGGGATGAAGATGGAAAAGGGTTAACTGTAGCAGATTATAATTCATTTAGAAAATCACATATTCAAGCAGATACAAAAGTAGCTTCTGATTTTTATCATAATTATGAAGAAGATATTGATTTAATGAAAGAGTTAGGAATGAAGACATATAGATTTTCACTATCATGGGCAAGAATCATTCCTGATGGAGAAGGAGAAGTTAATAGAAAGGGTATAGAATTTTATAATAAAGTTATAAATAAATTAATTAAAAATGGAATAGAACCTTTTGTGACATTGTATCATTTTGATTTACCCTTTGCTTTAGTAGAGAAGTATAATGGGTGGGAAAGTAGAAAGACAGTAGAAGCTTTTCATCGTTATGCAAAAATTTGTTTTAAAGAGTTTGGTGATCGTGTAAAGTATTGGCAACCTCATAATGAGCAAAATTTAATTGTAAGAATAGAAGAGAGAATTAATATATATGATGAAGAGGACAAATGGAAAATAGACAAGATGAGAGCACAAATGGATTACAATATGTGTTTAGCTCATGCTTTAGCCGTTAATTCTTGTCATGAGATGATAGA
Above is a genomic segment from Clostridium bornimense containing:
- a CDS encoding PTS transporter subunit EIIC, with the translated sequence MNYSKTADEILRFLGGENNIIELTHCMTRLRVKVKDSHKVNKDRLSKIEGVITIVESMGQIQIVIGNKVVKVYEEIAMNIPNSDKVINDNKTNDKVWNKVLSTIAGIFTPIIPAIAGSGMIKGILSVVAMYYSNKHGIDIKEMDTYIILNALADAIFYFMPIMLGYTSAKMFKTNEIIAMVIGATLCYPAFVSFMTGDSEVSLFGLTLTKASYTSSVIPIIIAVWVLSYVEKYLKKFIPEVVKIIMVPTLSLLIILPATLFLFGPIGIYIGNSINFLYKFIYEFSPGLCGAFIGGLWCVLVIFGAHRALVPIGINDVAKTGRQNILAFAGAANFSQAGAALGVFFKTKNKDLKTISMSATITALFGITEPAIYGANLRLKKPMICAVICGAIGGAIMGIGGAFGNAFANQGILTIPVYAEVGLRGFISYLIGISIAFFGSAILTYIVGFEDIPSRGMKGEE